A single genomic interval of Blastopirellula marina harbors:
- a CDS encoding DUF1559 domain-containing protein, with protein sequence MRRGAGFTLVELLVVIAIIGILIALLLPAVQQAREAARRMSCTNNLKQLGLATHNYADTYAQVFPNAGFSDPRGYPNDYSPLAKILPYIEQENLQDLIDFSFYLGHPRFGLPVEVHNIVKYPVDTLLCPSAPGEAVHLTTSGSDTIEVAGANYGINAGNGLDYASDKNVFHPSFAANNGLCWVDAKVKFASITDGTTNTVLWSESPIGPGDDPASATPLQDPRLYRASIDTDILSYGQSANAGGIDSVSSNITGWQGRRFFSWLRGCDPSGPLLCGLLSPNNSAPDPTGGSAKANAARSFHTGGVNVCLADGSVRFIPDTINIDTWHALWSRDGGEVVSGL encoded by the coding sequence ATGAGACGCGGCGCGGGATTTACGTTGGTTGAGTTGCTTGTAGTCATTGCCATCATTGGCATTCTTATCGCCTTGCTGTTACCAGCAGTGCAGCAGGCACGCGAAGCAGCCCGGCGAATGTCATGCACCAATAATCTGAAACAGCTCGGATTGGCGACACACAACTACGCCGATACGTATGCCCAGGTGTTTCCAAACGCTGGATTCTCTGATCCTCGCGGTTATCCAAATGACTATTCACCGTTGGCGAAGATCCTTCCTTACATCGAACAAGAAAATCTCCAAGACCTAATTGACTTCAGTTTCTACCTGGGCCATCCGCGGTTTGGTCTTCCGGTCGAGGTTCACAATATCGTGAAGTATCCAGTCGACACGCTTCTCTGCCCCAGCGCTCCGGGAGAAGCCGTCCACCTAACCACCTCCGGAAGTGACACGATCGAAGTGGCTGGTGCCAACTATGGCATCAACGCCGGCAACGGCCTAGATTACGCGAGCGACAAAAACGTGTTTCACCCATCGTTCGCCGCAAACAATGGCTTGTGCTGGGTGGATGCGAAAGTGAAATTTGCCTCGATTACCGACGGCACGACCAATACTGTTCTTTGGTCCGAGTCGCCGATTGGTCCCGGTGACGACCCCGCTAGCGCAACCCCGCTTCAAGACCCACGCCTTTACCGTGCTTCGATTGATACTGATATTCTCAGCTATGGGCAGTCGGCCAACGCTGGCGGCATCGACTCGGTGTCGAGTAATATTACCGGTTGGCAAGGCCGACGTTTCTTCAGTTGGCTACGGGGCTGCGATCCTTCCGGACCGCTTCTGTGCGGATTGCTTTCCCCGAATAACTCGGCCCCAGACCCGACCGGTGGTTCTGCCAAGGCGAATGCGGCACGTAGCTTTCATACCGGCGGGGTAAACGTCTGCCTGGCCGACGGTAGTGTGCGATTCATCCCCGACACGATCAACATCGACACCTGGCATGCCCTCTGGTCGCGCGACGGGGGAGAAGTTGTTTCCGGTTTGTAG
- a CDS encoding PepSY-associated TM helix domain-containing protein, with translation MRQMIQWHWISSAICLVGMLLFTITGITLNHPTEITVEPEITNLSAELPENLVKSLKSMPIAGDDPLPAQLSQWLGKQFKRSIGSRPAEWSEEEIYLSMQGPGSDAWLAIDRTSGFVEYEHTNRGWISYFNDLHKGRNTGVTWKWFIDVFAIATLVFCITGLFLLYFHARHRRMTWPLVTLGLIIPLLLAMLLIH, from the coding sequence ATGCGTCAAATGATCCAGTGGCACTGGATTAGTTCGGCGATATGTCTCGTTGGGATGCTGCTGTTTACGATCACTGGCATCACGCTCAATCATCCGACCGAGATCACCGTTGAACCCGAAATTACGAACCTTTCAGCGGAACTTCCCGAGAACCTGGTTAAATCGCTCAAGAGCATGCCTATCGCCGGCGATGATCCCCTGCCTGCCCAGCTTTCGCAGTGGTTAGGCAAGCAGTTCAAAAGATCAATTGGTTCACGACCGGCGGAATGGTCCGAGGAAGAAATCTACTTGTCGATGCAGGGCCCCGGCTCGGATGCCTGGCTGGCGATTGATCGAACAAGTGGCTTCGTCGAGTACGAACATACCAATCGAGGATGGATTTCTTACTTCAACGACTTGCACAAGGGACGTAACACCGGTGTGACTTGGAAGTGGTTCATCGATGTGTTTGCGATCGCCACGCTCGTTTTTTGCATTACTGGATTGTTCTTGCTGTACTTCCATGCTCGTCATCGTCGGATGACCTGGCCGCTGGTGACGCTCGGCCTGATCATACCCTTGCTATTAGCGATGCTGCTAATCCATTAA
- a CDS encoding DUF2271 domain-containing protein gives MLSKRPLILFVLSLSLLVLQPVYAAEMMVSVEIPRLKVSEYHRPYVAVWIQDENRKVAANLAVWYQMDSPGDEVGTKWLPDLRQWWRRTGRSLDLPVDGVSGATRPAGTHDLEFSKSDKQLSKLKPGKYTLIVEAAREVGGRELLEIPFNWPAEKPFQDEVRGKEELGKVSLTIQP, from the coding sequence ATGCTGAGCAAACGGCCTCTTATCCTCTTCGTACTAAGTCTGTCACTCCTTGTCCTACAACCGGTTTACGCGGCTGAGATGATGGTAAGCGTCGAGATCCCAAGACTGAAAGTATCAGAGTATCACCGTCCCTACGTCGCGGTGTGGATTCAAGACGAGAATCGCAAGGTCGCCGCAAACCTGGCCGTCTGGTACCAGATGGATTCACCTGGTGATGAAGTCGGCACAAAATGGTTGCCTGATCTTCGTCAGTGGTGGCGAAGAACAGGCCGAAGCCTTGATCTTCCGGTCGACGGCGTCAGCGGAGCAACTCGACCAGCTGGTACGCACGACTTGGAGTTTTCCAAATCAGACAAGCAGCTTTCCAAATTGAAGCCTGGAAAGTACACGCTCATTGTCGAGGCCGCTCGCGAAGTTGGAGGGCGAGAATTGCTTGAGATTCCTTTCAATTGGCCGGCCGAGAAGCCTTTCCAAGATGAAGTGCGGGGTAAGGAAGAGCTCGGCAAGGTTAGCTTGACGATCCAACCATAA
- a CDS encoding DUF4198 domain-containing protein, with product MLRSFFPAIAILVCLPLSAFAHKVWLLPSQTVLSGTEPLVTVDAAVSNDLFYFNHFPLQLNNLVITAPDRSTVEPENQATLRYRSVFDVPLKQEGTYRIAINNHGLFGSWEENGERRRWRGTPETFAKQVPADAKNLQVSESVGRVETFVTNGAPTEKAFKSTGKGIELVPVTHPNDLYSGEKGTFRFLVDGKPMAGLTVEVIQGGTRYRDAQEEVHLTTNAQGEFTVEWKEPGMYWLETSTQDSNTQIPQAQNRRLSYAATFEVLPQ from the coding sequence ATGCTTCGTTCTTTCTTTCCAGCGATCGCGATCTTGGTTTGCCTTCCGCTTTCGGCATTTGCTCACAAGGTCTGGCTGCTCCCTTCGCAAACTGTCCTTTCTGGTACCGAACCGCTGGTTACCGTCGATGCCGCGGTTTCCAATGACTTGTTCTACTTCAATCACTTTCCGCTCCAGTTGAATAACCTGGTGATTACCGCACCGGACAGATCGACCGTGGAACCGGAGAACCAAGCCACGTTGCGCTATCGCAGTGTTTTTGATGTTCCGCTCAAGCAGGAAGGAACCTATCGGATTGCCATTAATAATCACGGATTGTTTGGTAGCTGGGAGGAAAACGGCGAGCGTCGCCGTTGGCGAGGAACCCCGGAAACTTTTGCCAAGCAGGTTCCTGCCGATGCCAAGAATCTCCAGGTCTCTGAAAGCGTCGGACGCGTAGAGACGTTCGTCACCAACGGCGCACCAACCGAAAAGGCTTTCAAATCGACTGGCAAGGGAATTGAACTAGTTCCCGTAACGCACCCCAACGACCTGTATTCCGGAGAAAAAGGTACCTTCCGTTTTCTGGTCGATGGAAAGCCCATGGCCGGCCTGACGGTCGAAGTGATCCAAGGAGGAACTCGCTACCGGGATGCCCAGGAAGAGGTTCACCTAACGACCAACGCTCAGGGAGAATTCACGGTTGAGTGGAAGGAACCAGGTATGTATTGGCTCGAAACTTCGACCCAAGATAGCAATACCCAGATCCCGCAGGCTCAGAACCGACGCCTGAGCTACGCGGCCACCTTCGAAGTGTTGCCACAGTAA
- a CDS encoding alpha/beta hydrolase, translating to MGTVLGQQTQPAGPLQASVEGYRIPNTEVFDLKSKDGRDYRIFVAKPDGDPPPPGYPVLYVLDANAYFSLAASLNRLRSRDPKTRALVVGIGYPIDGTFDMKRRTFDLTTKASPEKLPPSRGGEGWPESGGADHFLNFILGELKPLIAEKYSANSARQAIVGHSFGGLFVMHTFFTKPDAFQAYVAISPSGWWNDYALLAEEKTFAKNIDKMKSPVELLIEVGQLELAGNAGPTASLAPTPASREFGSTTEFANRLMQLDSKALTVKYQEFEGKDHGSVVPPAMIEAFQFAFPPSHRSAPAVPPVSR from the coding sequence ATGGGTACCGTATTAGGTCAACAGACGCAGCCTGCTGGCCCTTTGCAAGCATCGGTAGAGGGATATCGGATCCCAAACACAGAAGTCTTCGACCTGAAATCAAAGGATGGACGAGACTACCGTATTTTTGTCGCGAAGCCAGATGGGGATCCACCACCACCTGGATATCCAGTTCTTTATGTGCTTGATGCAAACGCTTACTTCTCCTTGGCGGCAAGTTTGAATCGACTTCGCTCACGCGATCCGAAAACGCGGGCACTCGTTGTTGGTATTGGTTATCCCATCGATGGCACATTCGATATGAAGCGTCGTACATTCGACCTGACTACCAAAGCTTCGCCTGAGAAGTTGCCACCTTCGCGTGGTGGAGAAGGTTGGCCTGAATCAGGCGGTGCGGATCATTTTCTAAACTTCATTCTGGGCGAACTTAAACCGCTGATCGCCGAGAAGTATTCGGCCAACTCCGCACGCCAGGCAATCGTAGGCCATTCTTTCGGCGGACTATTCGTAATGCATACGTTTTTCACTAAGCCTGATGCGTTTCAAGCCTACGTTGCTATTAGCCCGAGTGGATGGTGGAACGATTACGCGCTGCTCGCTGAAGAAAAGACCTTTGCCAAAAATATTGATAAGATGAAGTCTCCCGTTGAACTTTTGATCGAAGTCGGTCAATTGGAATTGGCTGGCAATGCAGGGCCAACAGCATCATTGGCTCCGACACCCGCCAGTAGGGAGTTTGGCTCAACAACAGAATTCGCAAATCGTCTCATGCAACTCGATTCAAAGGCGTTGACAGTGAAGTACCAGGAATTCGAGGGCAAAGACCATGGTTCGGTTGTGCCGCCCGCCATGATCGAGGCTTTCCAGTTTGCGTTTCCCCCGTCGCATCGCTCTGCCCCTGCAGTGCCACCTGTCAGCCGCTAA
- the fes gene encoding enterochelin esterase, with translation MTSYSTSHIFVTLTILLLTCASSFAEEASDYLNGRDKNQVTFRDAGRHRVKLSLSTGDYVCGEVSGDDVTLTLTDSQHRHVRQLASGSGNMSFMFVLNEQGSFQFELTNPPNSEATVTLTRVVARADQKPPAETLASPRLRQLQTTLASGDNTKQFWDEVATQGTPLIESDGVTPPLAKGELLLTFLWRGAKNNVRLFGAPSNDHDEMFHLAGSDVWYRSYRVPDTARVIYRMAPDVPELDASAWQRRRAILATAQRDPLNPKYLPVSAVDKFAGESLVELPNAPDQPWLVKNPEVPAGTIEHCEFASTILGNQRQIVLYRPHDYQPGAESNCLIVLFDGDKYLEQADVATVLDNLIDAKKIPPTAALLITNPSNESRSKELPCNPKFAKFLATELMPWARESGIYATAPRTVVAGASYGGLAAAYVGMQHPEIFGNVYSQSGSFWWSPTPNTDEPEWLTRQYVQADRQPLRFHLETGTMEVGRGSMPGILDTTRHLRDVLQAKRYNVTYREYDSGHGYLYWRFAFPNGVIDLLAAREMD, from the coding sequence ATGACCAGCTATTCTACCAGTCACATTTTTGTAACCCTGACGATCCTTCTGTTGACGTGTGCTTCTTCATTTGCCGAAGAAGCCAGCGACTATCTCAATGGCCGTGATAAAAACCAAGTCACCTTCCGTGATGCAGGCCGTCATCGCGTGAAGCTGTCGCTAAGCACCGGAGACTACGTCTGTGGCGAAGTCTCTGGGGATGACGTCACGCTAACCTTGACTGACTCTCAACATCGCCACGTTCGACAACTGGCTAGTGGCAGTGGAAACATGTCCTTCATGTTTGTCCTCAACGAACAAGGATCGTTTCAATTTGAATTGACAAATCCGCCAAACTCAGAGGCCACGGTAACCCTGACACGCGTTGTCGCTCGCGCCGATCAGAAGCCCCCCGCCGAAACTCTAGCTAGTCCCCGGCTCAGGCAACTGCAAACGACCTTGGCCAGTGGTGACAACACGAAACAGTTCTGGGATGAAGTCGCTACCCAAGGAACTCCCTTGATCGAGTCAGACGGTGTCACACCTCCTCTTGCCAAAGGGGAACTTCTGCTCACATTCCTCTGGCGCGGTGCCAAAAACAATGTTCGGTTATTCGGAGCTCCCTCGAACGATCATGACGAAATGTTCCACCTGGCTGGCTCGGATGTTTGGTACCGCAGTTACCGCGTGCCAGACACGGCTCGTGTGATCTATCGTATGGCTCCTGATGTCCCAGAGTTGGATGCCTCGGCGTGGCAGCGGCGACGAGCGATTTTGGCGACTGCTCAGCGCGATCCTTTAAACCCGAAGTATCTCCCCGTTTCAGCCGTCGACAAGTTTGCCGGCGAATCGCTCGTAGAACTACCCAATGCCCCAGACCAGCCGTGGCTTGTTAAAAATCCGGAAGTTCCGGCCGGAACGATCGAGCATTGCGAATTCGCAAGTACCATTCTTGGCAACCAACGCCAGATCGTGCTCTACCGCCCCCACGATTATCAGCCGGGAGCGGAAAGCAATTGTCTCATCGTACTGTTCGACGGAGACAAGTATCTAGAACAAGCCGACGTTGCTACGGTTCTAGATAACTTGATTGATGCGAAAAAGATCCCGCCAACCGCAGCGCTACTTATCACGAACCCGAGTAACGAAAGTCGGTCGAAAGAGCTTCCCTGCAATCCCAAGTTTGCGAAGTTTCTCGCCACGGAATTGATGCCATGGGCTCGCGAAAGTGGAATCTATGCCACAGCCCCTCGAACGGTCGTTGCGGGTGCCAGCTATGGCGGGCTCGCCGCTGCCTACGTCGGCATGCAGCATCCAGAGATCTTCGGCAACGTCTACAGTCAGTCAGGTTCATTCTGGTGGTCACCGACCCCGAATACTGATGAACCAGAATGGCTAACTCGCCAATATGTGCAAGCGGATCGACAACCGCTCAGGTTCCATCTGGAAACGGGAACCATGGAAGTAGGACGTGGGAGCATGCCCGGAATTCTTGACACAACAAGGCATCTGCGCGATGTGCTTCAGGCAAAGAGATACAACGTCACCTATCGTGAATACGACAGTGGCCATGGCTATCTCTACTGGCGATTCGCGTTCCCCAACGGAGTCATAGATCTCCTGGCCGCACGCGAAATGGACTAA
- a CDS encoding superoxide dismutase encodes MSVDRREFLKVTAAAGTLAATGSFSRQVLAAEATLPSLPYPVDALEPYIDARTMEIHHDKHHQGYVNNLNKALADFPELQKKPVATLLAKLNEVPESIRTAVRNNGGGHLNHSLFWQMMAPGGGKQNKGKVGEAISSTFGSFENFQKEFAAKAGGQFGSGWAWLVINDGKLEVTSTANQDTPVSQGMKPLLGIDVWEHAYYLKYQNMRASYVEAWWNVVNWKFVNERFATA; translated from the coding sequence ATGAGTGTTGATCGCAGAGAGTTCTTGAAGGTTACAGCGGCTGCTGGAACCTTGGCGGCAACAGGTTCCTTCTCACGCCAGGTATTGGCTGCCGAGGCAACCCTTCCGTCGTTGCCTTATCCGGTGGATGCTCTGGAGCCTTACATTGATGCCCGAACCATGGAAATTCACCATGACAAGCATCACCAGGGATATGTCAACAATCTGAACAAAGCCTTGGCCGATTTTCCAGAACTTCAGAAGAAGCCGGTGGCGACCCTGTTGGCGAAACTGAATGAGGTGCCTGAATCGATTCGTACGGCTGTCCGTAATAACGGAGGCGGACACCTGAACCATTCGCTCTTCTGGCAAATGATGGCTCCAGGCGGTGGAAAACAGAATAAGGGAAAGGTGGGAGAAGCAATCAGCTCAACGTTTGGTAGTTTTGAGAATTTTCAGAAAGAGTTTGCCGCCAAGGCCGGTGGACAATTCGGAAGCGGTTGGGCTTGGCTTGTTATCAACGACGGGAAGCTGGAAGTTACTTCGACTGCAAACCAAGATACGCCTGTGTCTCAAGGAATGAAACCACTTTTGGGAATCGACGTTTGGGAGCATGCCTACTACCTGAAGTACCAAAATATGCGGGCAAGCTATGTGGAAGCCTGGTGGAACGTCGTGAATTGGAAGTTTGTGAATGAACGATTTGCGACGGCATAA
- a CDS encoding c-type cytochrome gives MNILTLIAQMPTPRDLPLPLPIDELTLRALLVPLFLLHILFVNLMVGGTILAVVYEVLGYSKREPKFDRLAEQIAVSVTVNKSLAVVLGVGPLLMINLLYTLTFYSSNSLTGHAWILIVPLVTAAFLLTYVHKYTWEKWHAGGLKLLHMGVGICSMVLFLSTPFIFLANINLMQYPDRWYDVQGFFSSLTIGNGNVFFRYLHFLAASVAVTALFLCIWLTFGKQADERLPKGFTVPTTRRHFYRLTYYITMAQFLVGPVLLLILPHVGMNAYVVVPILIGACLGIGLLWLLKLEIHADDARIGRLWAPIFLVFTVVALSMGIGRQMYRDVALKDFNDAVRKRTVAFREEVAGFNAVLASTGGHEMNGEQLYKMVCSSCHQVELEKTAPSIQEIYRLHKDHPEKIVQWAMHPGKKRQQFGQMPSMAHIGEEKLALVANYMLELGSGEKEFVVDESQWIRNLPREEAFARTMELPGVPQEGELLFTTQTCVSCHVSQNGKPTVGPDLKGVGKRLSRERIVESILDPSAEIAKGYETWSVLTWEGIVHTGLITEQNEAEGTITIRLADGKEVELIEDDLDAKSQQSQSQMPNGVVDNITPEQLTDLVAYVMQL, from the coding sequence ATGAATATTTTGACTTTGATCGCTCAAATGCCCACGCCGCGTGACCTGCCTCTTCCTTTGCCAATTGACGAATTGACGCTGCGAGCACTGCTCGTTCCACTGTTCCTGCTGCATATCTTGTTTGTGAATTTGATGGTGGGAGGAACCATTCTGGCCGTCGTCTACGAAGTCCTTGGCTACTCGAAAAGGGAGCCAAAGTTCGATCGTCTGGCAGAACAGATTGCCGTATCGGTAACGGTCAACAAAAGTTTGGCTGTCGTACTCGGCGTTGGTCCGCTGTTGATGATCAATTTGCTCTACACGTTGACGTTTTACTCGTCTAACTCGTTGACCGGACACGCATGGATCTTAATTGTTCCCTTGGTAACTGCGGCCTTTTTGTTGACCTATGTCCATAAGTACACCTGGGAGAAGTGGCACGCCGGAGGTCTGAAGCTTCTGCATATGGGGGTCGGCATCTGTTCCATGGTGCTGTTCCTTTCGACCCCTTTCATCTTCTTGGCCAATATCAACTTGATGCAGTATCCCGATCGCTGGTACGACGTGCAGGGATTCTTCTCGTCGCTGACGATTGGCAACGGGAATGTCTTCTTCCGGTACCTTCACTTTCTGGCCGCGTCTGTCGCGGTGACAGCTTTGTTTCTGTGCATCTGGCTAACCTTCGGGAAACAGGCAGACGAGCGGTTGCCGAAAGGATTTACGGTGCCGACAACGCGGCGTCATTTTTACCGCCTGACCTATTACATCACGATGGCGCAATTCTTGGTTGGTCCGGTTCTTTTGTTGATACTTCCGCATGTGGGAATGAACGCTTATGTGGTCGTACCGATTCTGATCGGAGCCTGTCTGGGAATTGGTTTGCTCTGGTTATTGAAGCTTGAGATCCATGCTGATGATGCCCGAATCGGGCGACTATGGGCCCCCATTTTCCTCGTCTTTACGGTCGTTGCCCTTTCTATGGGCATTGGTCGGCAGATGTATCGAGACGTCGCGTTGAAGGACTTCAACGACGCAGTACGCAAACGCACGGTGGCATTCCGTGAAGAAGTCGCAGGGTTCAATGCCGTTCTTGCCAGCACCGGGGGACATGAGATGAATGGAGAGCAGTTGTACAAGATGGTCTGCTCTTCCTGTCATCAGGTCGAGTTGGAGAAGACGGCACCGTCCATTCAAGAGATTTATCGGCTCCATAAAGATCATCCCGAGAAAATTGTCCAATGGGCAATGCACCCTGGAAAAAAACGTCAGCAGTTCGGTCAAATGCCCTCGATGGCCCACATTGGCGAAGAGAAGCTCGCACTTGTTGCCAACTACATGCTGGAGTTGGGCAGCGGTGAAAAAGAATTCGTTGTGGATGAATCGCAATGGATACGGAATCTACCGCGGGAAGAAGCGTTTGCCCGTACGATGGAACTCCCTGGAGTACCTCAGGAGGGAGAGCTGCTTTTCACCACTCAAACCTGTGTGTCGTGCCACGTCTCTCAAAATGGCAAGCCTACGGTCGGGCCAGACTTGAAGGGAGTCGGGAAGCGTTTGTCTCGGGAACGGATTGTCGAGTCTATTCTCGATCCCTCGGCAGAAATCGCGAAAGGCTATGAGACATGGTCGGTGCTGACTTGGGAAGGGATTGTCCACACGGGCCTGATCACAGAGCAAAACGAGGCAGAGGGGACGATCACAATTCGTCTTGCCGATGGCAAAGAGGTGGAACTCATCGAGGACGACCTGGACGCCAAGTCTCAGCAGTCGCAATCGCAGATGCCAAATGGCGTCGTCGACAACATTACGCCTGAACAATTGACCGATCTTGTGGCTTACGTCATGCAGTTGTGA
- a CDS encoding c-type cytochrome: protein MFHLDGMGNRMLIALIAIVHVAINHPLAVGIYPLLTLLEWLGVRTGDHKWDQLAKRMTFVVFVITTSLGALTGVGIWLSTSLVSPFAIGSLLRVFFWAWFAEWLVFITEVVLILAYYLTWDRWTEGRAKRLHLCLGIAVSIFSWLTMSIIVAVLGFMMDSGAWKEDSLFWSAVLNPIYLPQLAFRTTFAMATAGLFAGFLLGIWFRKDSEFRNRAMRLISCWTLAWLPLLGLASWWYLRVVPEAMSGLIPIGLMTQQFTQWQDSFLWIAVGVLGFIALSALAGALIPQRMPRFVLIVPFLFGLALLGHFERVREFIRKPYVIADYMYSNGILVDEVAFYQKNGLLPYAAYAHVHEVTPENKSLAGRDVFVITCSRCHTTDGFNGIIPKLEKLYGNEPWDAEQMKTFLSGMHLSHPYMPPFPGNAAEADALVTYLKELQDHPSALEGVQVAGIPPSTNSSGSHPESTTKETVSRID from the coding sequence ATGTTTCACCTCGACGGGATGGGGAATCGCATGCTGATCGCTTTGATCGCGATTGTGCACGTGGCGATTAATCACCCATTAGCCGTTGGGATTTACCCCCTGCTGACCCTTTTGGAATGGTTGGGGGTACGCACTGGGGACCATAAATGGGACCAATTGGCCAAGCGGATGACTTTTGTCGTCTTCGTCATCACTACGTCATTGGGAGCACTTACTGGCGTTGGTATTTGGCTGTCAACTTCACTCGTGTCGCCGTTCGCTATCGGGAGCCTGCTGCGAGTTTTTTTCTGGGCTTGGTTCGCCGAGTGGTTGGTCTTTATCACTGAAGTTGTCTTGATTCTGGCGTACTACTTGACCTGGGATCGATGGACCGAGGGTAGGGCCAAGCGTCTGCACCTATGTCTAGGGATCGCAGTCTCGATTTTCTCGTGGCTGACGATGAGTATCATTGTGGCGGTTCTTGGGTTCATGATGGATTCAGGGGCCTGGAAAGAGGACTCGCTGTTCTGGTCGGCTGTGCTGAATCCGATATACCTGCCCCAGCTTGCTTTCCGTACGACGTTTGCTATGGCGACGGCGGGACTTTTTGCTGGCTTCTTATTGGGCATTTGGTTTCGGAAAGACTCCGAATTTCGCAATCGGGCGATGCGTTTGATTTCGTGTTGGACCTTAGCCTGGTTGCCGCTGCTTGGTTTAGCATCGTGGTGGTATCTGCGGGTGGTGCCCGAAGCGATGTCAGGCTTGATCCCCATAGGCCTGATGACTCAACAATTCACCCAATGGCAAGACTCTTTCCTCTGGATTGCTGTCGGAGTACTTGGATTTATCGCTCTTTCCGCCCTGGCGGGGGCTTTAATTCCACAACGGATGCCGCGTTTTGTTCTGATTGTTCCGTTTCTATTTGGGTTGGCGCTGCTTGGACACTTCGAGCGGGTACGCGAATTCATCCGTAAGCCATACGTCATCGCCGACTACATGTATTCGAACGGGATTCTTGTCGACGAAGTCGCGTTCTACCAGAAGAACGGCTTGCTGCCTTACGCGGCGTATGCCCATGTCCACGAAGTGACACCAGAAAACAAATCATTGGCTGGGCGAGACGTGTTTGTGATTACCTGTTCCAGGTGCCACACGACCGATGGGTTCAACGGAATCATTCCCAAGCTCGAAAAGCTTTATGGAAATGAGCCCTGGGATGCGGAGCAAATGAAGACGTTTCTAAGCGGGATGCACCTGTCACACCCCTATATGCCGCCATTTCCAGGCAATGCGGCCGAGGCGGATGCCTTGGTCACCTACTTGAAAGAGTTGCAGGATCATCCCTCTGCGCTGGAAGGGGTTCAGGTTGCGGGGATTCCTCCCAGCACGAATTCCTCTGGCTCGCATCCTGAGTCGACCACGAAGGAAACGGTTTCTCGTATCGACTAG
- a CDS encoding twin-arginine translocation signal domain-containing protein translates to MRQNWTDQQYRDEESRRRFLKEITALTGWTVVTGATAFQGPVEAIAGDKANADKGFGGIKGRILLDGEVPERKEVDLSAAPLNGEDLKWFRSMGPILNEDWVVDPKTHAVRWVYVWLIPEDKKGSLSPHESLAALNSQEKVVPIDQEPTGYVPHAVAIREGQSILMRNQGPVAHVFNLQGFSNPSKNVAMPPGTEIPVAGLVAERAAIKISCPPHPWERMSLRVFDNPYFAVTNAEGEFEFKMVPSGPCRLIVWHETLGFHGGREGRYGSLVNVEGAAVTDLGEIKIKTQTA, encoded by the coding sequence ATGCGACAGAATTGGACGGATCAGCAGTACCGAGATGAAGAAAGTCGTCGACGTTTCCTGAAAGAAATTACCGCCCTGACCGGCTGGACGGTCGTTACAGGAGCAACCGCTTTTCAAGGGCCGGTAGAAGCCATCGCTGGCGATAAAGCGAATGCAGACAAGGGGTTTGGCGGAATAAAGGGTCGCATACTTCTGGACGGAGAAGTGCCGGAACGAAAGGAAGTCGATCTCTCAGCCGCCCCCCTGAACGGAGAAGACCTGAAATGGTTTCGATCGATGGGGCCGATCCTCAACGAGGACTGGGTCGTCGATCCTAAAACACATGCAGTCCGATGGGTTTACGTTTGGCTCATCCCGGAAGATAAGAAGGGAAGTCTATCGCCGCACGAGTCACTTGCTGCATTAAATAGCCAGGAAAAGGTAGTCCCGATCGATCAGGAGCCAACCGGCTACGTCCCGCACGCTGTGGCGATCCGTGAAGGTCAAAGCATCCTCATGCGGAACCAGGGGCCAGTGGCTCATGTCTTTAACCTACAAGGCTTTAGCAATCCCAGTAAGAACGTTGCGATGCCTCCCGGAACTGAAATTCCGGTCGCTGGCCTGGTTGCCGAACGAGCTGCGATCAAAATCAGCTGCCCACCCCACCCTTGGGAGCGAATGTCACTACGCGTGTTCGATAATCCCTATTTCGCCGTCACCAATGCGGAAGGGGAATTTGAGTTTAAGATGGTCCCGTCCGGCCCCTGTCGCCTGATCGTATGGCACGAGACATTAGGGTTTCACGGTGGACGAGAAGGACGATACGGATCACTCGTAAATGTGGAAGGAGCTGCGGTGACGGATCTCGGGGAAATCAAAATCAAGACGCAAACCGCTTGA